From the genome of Pelobacter propionicus DSM 2379, one region includes:
- a CDS encoding energy-coupling factor ABC transporter substrate-binding protein, whose product MKRYQNLILLALVALLVAVPLWMVKRPAPGPDGAEVEIFAGADDKAKDTITAIAPQYKPWFKPLMEPPSGEIGSLLFALQAALGAGFIGYWLGSSVTRARLRRNKSEA is encoded by the coding sequence ATGAAACGCTATCAGAACCTGATCCTGCTGGCCCTGGTGGCGCTCTTGGTGGCAGTGCCGCTCTGGATGGTGAAGCGCCCCGCGCCGGGGCCGGACGGAGCCGAGGTGGAGATCTTCGCCGGAGCCGACGACAAGGCCAAGGACACCATCACAGCCATCGCCCCCCAGTACAAACCCTGGTTCAAGCCGCTCATGGAGCCCCCCAGCGGCGAGATCGGCTCCCTGCTCTTCGCCCTCCAGGCCGCCCTGGGAGCCGGATTCATCGGCTACTGGCTGGGGAGTTCGGTGACCCGCGCCAGGCTGCGCCGAAACAAGAGCGAGGCCTGA
- a CDS encoding VWA domain-containing protein — MNLEHSGTLWLLLAIPCFLCSALVSHKKASTLLYRFAQTKKRPVPAIVSTLFLSLALAALILALAGPRLQYTKTVFNRSGIDLAIGIDVSKSMLAEDETLPPEGKKLFSIPNRLNRARYCALTILSALKGERVGVFLFASKGVPIVPLTNDYGYCQYILKHANDSTISTPGSDLGQAITTGIYLFEESSRTSVKSIVLISDGEDINEDSSVMHEAAQRAAAKGIAIYTVGTGRGQGVMVPIRDAIGAAIEGYYQDEDGSYLKTRLEQDSLKSISNTSGGRYFSAHVARVEEDVVDALLKRARTIEYTRATELAWYDLSPALLGAALLFLLIGIIAGR, encoded by the coding sequence ATGAATCTGGAACATAGCGGCACCCTCTGGCTGCTGCTCGCCATCCCCTGCTTCCTCTGCTCTGCGCTCGTATCCCATAAAAAGGCGAGCACGTTGCTGTACCGCTTCGCCCAGACGAAAAAACGGCCCGTTCCCGCTATCGTTTCCACCCTGTTCCTGAGTCTCGCCTTGGCCGCGCTGATTCTTGCCCTGGCCGGCCCCAGGCTGCAGTACACAAAAACTGTCTTCAATCGCAGCGGTATCGATCTGGCCATCGGGATCGATGTGTCAAAGTCGATGCTGGCGGAAGATGAAACACTTCCCCCGGAGGGGAAGAAACTCTTCAGCATACCGAACCGCCTGAACCGCGCCCGCTACTGCGCGCTTACCATTCTGAGCGCTCTCAAGGGGGAGCGTGTGGGCGTGTTCCTGTTCGCCAGCAAGGGGGTTCCCATCGTTCCCCTGACCAACGACTATGGCTACTGCCAGTACATCCTCAAACACGCCAATGACTCCACCATCTCAACTCCCGGCAGCGACCTGGGGCAGGCGATAACGACCGGTATTTACCTGTTCGAGGAGAGCTCCCGCACGTCGGTCAAAAGCATCGTATTGATTTCTGACGGCGAGGACATCAACGAGGACAGCTCCGTGATGCATGAGGCTGCCCAGCGCGCCGCGGCCAAGGGAATCGCCATCTACACGGTCGGTACCGGCAGGGGCCAGGGGGTCATGGTTCCCATCAGGGACGCCATAGGTGCCGCCATAGAGGGGTATTACCAGGATGAAGACGGTTCGTACCTGAAAACGCGGCTGGAGCAGGACAGCTTGAAGAGCATTTCAAACACCAGCGGAGGCCGTTACTTCAGCGCCCATGTAGCGCGAGTCGAGGAAGATGTCGTTGATGCCCTGCTGAAGCGCGCCCGAACCATCGAATATACCAGGGCCACGGAACTCGCCTGGTACGATCTGTCGCCGGCGCTGCTCGGCGCGGCGCTGCTGTTTTTACTGATCGGCATAATCGCCGGACGCTGA
- a CDS encoding energy-coupling factor ABC transporter permease — protein sequence MHIMEGFLPVEHAIGWSVASAPVVAYGLYSINKKINKNPEQRMLLGVAAAFTFVLSALKMPSVTGSCSHPTGTGLGAILFGPSAVAPIGAVVLLFQALLLAHGGLTTLGANIFSMAIVGPFAAAAVFRLARAARFPFGVGVFLAASLGDLLTYVTTACQLAFAFPDPVGGFTASLAKFAGVFALTQIPLAISEGLLTVVVMNALLRFNREELGSLNIEGNGQEVQA from the coding sequence ATGCACATCATGGAAGGTTTTCTGCCTGTTGAACATGCCATCGGATGGAGCGTCGCGTCCGCGCCTGTGGTCGCCTACGGCCTGTACTCCATAAATAAAAAGATCAATAAAAATCCGGAACAGCGCATGCTGCTGGGGGTGGCCGCGGCCTTCACCTTCGTGCTCTCGGCCCTGAAGATGCCTTCCGTCACCGGCAGCTGCTCCCATCCCACCGGCACCGGACTGGGGGCGATACTGTTCGGACCCTCCGCCGTAGCCCCCATCGGAGCGGTGGTGCTGCTGTTCCAGGCACTGCTTCTGGCCCACGGCGGCCTGACCACCCTGGGCGCCAATATCTTCTCCATGGCCATCGTCGGCCCCTTCGCCGCCGCCGCCGTCTTCCGTCTGGCCCGCGCGGCCCGGTTCCCCTTCGGCGTAGGGGTTTTCCTGGCAGCCTCCCTGGGCGACCTTTTAACCTACGTCACCACGGCCTGCCAGCTGGCCTTCGCCTTTCCCGACCCGGTGGGCGGCTTCACGGCATCCCTGGCCAAGTTCGCCGGCGTATTCGCCCTGACCCAGATCCCCCTGGCCATCAGCGAGGGGCTTTTGACCGTGGTGGTGATGAACGCCCTCCTGCGCTTCAACCGGGAAGAGTTGGGCAGCCTGAATATCGAGGGAAACGGACAGGAGGTGCAGGCATGA
- a CDS encoding AAA family ATPase, which produces MQEPIADGASTAELFEQYVGMVQRIKAEIAKVVIGQEEMISLMIHALLSKGHILLEGVPGLAKSLAVETFAKVIGGNFKRFQFTPDKMPSDITGTMVWNEKEDEFEFHAGPIFCNIFLADEINRASPKVQSALLQAMQEKEVTVECTHYDIPRPFMVLATENPIEQIGTYPLAEAQVDRFMVKYDVGYMQKDEEFELIQRKNSNFDQLKSDIHTVLTLDDILAVQQLIHDRIRVSQKVMRYILNICTATRPRDTYAPQEFVADIHQYIRLGASPRASESLLGLAKVYAFGQQRDFVTFDDVVLCARHVLRHRILLNSTALSQQVSADTIVQEILKMVQPY; this is translated from the coding sequence ATGCAGGAACCAATCGCAGACGGCGCAAGCACGGCGGAGCTTTTTGAACAGTACGTGGGCATGGTTCAGCGGATAAAAGCTGAAATCGCCAAAGTTGTCATCGGCCAGGAGGAGATGATCAGCCTGATGATCCATGCGCTCCTCTCCAAGGGACACATACTGCTTGAAGGTGTTCCCGGGCTGGCGAAAAGCCTTGCCGTTGAGACCTTCGCGAAAGTGATCGGCGGTAATTTCAAACGTTTTCAGTTCACCCCGGACAAGATGCCCAGCGACATAACCGGCACCATGGTGTGGAACGAGAAGGAAGACGAGTTTGAATTCCATGCCGGCCCCATCTTCTGCAACATTTTCCTGGCCGACGAGATAAACCGGGCTTCGCCGAAGGTGCAATCCGCACTGCTGCAGGCGATGCAGGAAAAGGAAGTGACCGTGGAGTGCACGCACTACGACATCCCGCGTCCGTTCATGGTGCTTGCCACGGAGAACCCCATCGAGCAGATCGGCACCTATCCCCTGGCAGAGGCCCAGGTCGACCGTTTCATGGTCAAATATGATGTCGGCTATATGCAAAAAGATGAGGAGTTCGAGCTCATACAGAGGAAAAACAGTAACTTTGACCAGCTCAAAAGCGACATACACACGGTTCTCACCCTCGATGACATACTGGCAGTCCAGCAGCTCATCCATGACCGGATCAGGGTGAGCCAGAAGGTCATGCGCTACATACTGAACATCTGCACAGCAACGCGCCCGCGCGACACCTATGCCCCGCAGGAGTTTGTGGCTGATATTCACCAGTACATCAGGCTCGGCGCATCGCCTCGGGCCTCTGAATCGCTTCTGGGACTGGCAAAAGTGTATGCCTTTGGCCAGCAGCGTGACTTCGTTACGTTCGACGATGTCGTCCTATGCGCCCGGCACGTGCTCAGGCATCGTATTCTGCTCAACAGCACCGCGCTGTCGCAGCAGGTCAGCGCCGACACGATTGTCCAGGAAATCCTTAAAATGGTCCAGCCGTACTGA
- a CDS encoding vWA domain-containing protein: MSIQYPWALLLLAIIPAVLVATKKCAVRTGFSWVAALDRELRPGPLKAYGADLLAATAMVLIVLAIANVQYSSYWQKTYPESRWIMLVQDLSGSMGRSGEEGASQTLGDVALDGASSFIDMRKKDDLIGIIAFSDVAQLVAPPSFDREILKRKLELLRRKNDSPLFRDLVLGGETNASYATWLAVCVFFMFLPEENQPSYEQINDMRYSLMGRSGTALHIPAQLKDIDFGRGMAIVLFTDGRIESSQGNGDVESGLLNFINVISLVRRLGIRLYLVVVGGEVANDVRQAIEEPVGGSSAGHVFSMPRSLDKARIASVYNNINTMEKNRLLVKLEKRKKDTRRPLALAAAVMLAACCLVRILPATRRI; encoded by the coding sequence ATGAGCATTCAGTATCCCTGGGCACTGCTGCTCCTGGCGATCATACCGGCAGTGCTGGTTGCCACTAAAAAGTGCGCCGTCAGGACCGGTTTTTCCTGGGTAGCTGCGTTAGACCGGGAATTGAGGCCCGGGCCGCTAAAAGCGTACGGCGCCGATCTGCTTGCCGCGACCGCCATGGTCCTGATCGTGCTTGCCATCGCCAACGTGCAGTATTCCAGTTACTGGCAAAAGACGTACCCAGAGTCCAGGTGGATAATGCTGGTTCAGGATCTCTCCGGATCCATGGGAAGGTCCGGTGAGGAGGGCGCCAGCCAGACCCTGGGAGATGTCGCCCTCGATGGGGCCTCGTCTTTCATCGATATGCGCAAGAAGGACGACCTGATCGGTATTATCGCTTTTTCCGATGTGGCGCAGCTGGTTGCGCCTCCCTCCTTTGACAGGGAAATTCTGAAGAGAAAGCTGGAACTGCTCAGGAGAAAAAACGATTCCCCGCTGTTCAGGGACCTGGTCTTGGGGGGGGAGACCAATGCTTCCTATGCCACCTGGCTTGCGGTATGCGTTTTCTTCATGTTTCTTCCCGAGGAAAACCAGCCATCCTACGAGCAGATAAATGACATGCGTTATTCGCTGATGGGGCGCAGCGGCACCGCGCTGCACATCCCCGCGCAACTGAAAGACATAGATTTCGGCCGGGGAATGGCTATTGTTCTCTTTACCGACGGTCGCATAGAATCGAGCCAGGGCAACGGAGACGTGGAGAGCGGGCTGCTCAATTTCATTAATGTTATCAGCCTGGTGAGGCGGTTGGGCATACGGCTCTATCTCGTCGTCGTGGGGGGTGAGGTTGCCAATGACGTGCGCCAGGCCATTGAGGAGCCAGTGGGCGGCTCTTCCGCTGGTCACGTATTCAGCATGCCCCGCTCCCTGGACAAGGCACGGATTGCCTCGGTCTACAACAACATCAATACCATGGAGAAAAACAGGTTGCTGGTAAAACTGGAGAAACGGAAAAAGGATACCAGGAGGCCGCTGGCGCTGGCGGCTGCCGTTATGCTGGCAGCCTGTTGCCTCGTGCGCATTCTCCCCGCCACACGAAGGATCTGA
- the cbiQ gene encoding cobalt ECF transporter T component CbiQ — MLIEQLSYSNRWRRVHPAAKCVFALCGMIAAFAASTPTIALLLAALLAAVTCRGARIPLRCYLRVSAAPLLFLLVSGTTLAVSLGWQASFPWLTLSSGDVQLREALHVAGRSLVCLAALLFLALSTPLNDLISLLRRLGFPEVLTDLMTLCYRTLFVFLEATHDIVTAQASRLGYATPRLALRSLGIMVAALTVQVWQRSRALQQAALSRANDGPLRFLTPTYPDGASSILVGLTAGCLLIILAVMHP; from the coding sequence ATGCTGATCGAGCAGCTCTCCTACTCCAATCGCTGGCGGCGGGTACACCCCGCCGCCAAATGCGTCTTTGCGCTCTGCGGCATGATTGCCGCCTTTGCCGCATCAACCCCGACCATCGCCCTCCTGTTGGCCGCGCTCCTGGCGGCCGTCACCTGCCGCGGGGCACGCATTCCCCTGCGCTGCTATCTGCGCGTTAGCGCCGCGCCGCTCCTGTTCCTGCTGGTAAGCGGCACGACCCTGGCGGTGTCCCTGGGGTGGCAAGCCAGCTTCCCCTGGCTGACCTTAAGCAGCGGGGATGTCCAGTTGCGGGAGGCGTTGCACGTTGCCGGACGCTCTCTGGTCTGCCTGGCTGCGCTGCTCTTCCTGGCGCTCTCCACGCCGCTCAACGACCTTATCTCGCTGTTGCGCCGCCTGGGCTTTCCGGAGGTACTGACCGACCTGATGACCCTCTGCTACCGCACCCTGTTCGTCTTCTTGGAGGCGACCCACGACATCGTCACCGCCCAGGCGTCGCGCCTGGGTTACGCCACCCCCCGGCTGGCGCTGCGCTCCCTGGGCATCATGGTGGCGGCGCTCACGGTCCAGGTCTGGCAACGCTCCCGGGCTCTGCAGCAGGCGGCTCTCTCCCGCGCCAATGACGGCCCGCTCAGATTCCTGACCCCAACGTATCCCGACGGCGCCAGCAGCATCCTGGTCGGCCTGACGGCGGGCTGCCTCCTGATCATCCTGGCGGTGATGCACCCATGA
- a CDS encoding DUF58 domain-containing protein, producing MVKSEKSLLSKKELLEIFISHRVHSPFPGDWESVFKGLGYEFWSLRELEPGDSFRNIDWKATARTGTFYVREFLAESYFNVMILYDISNSVRFGRKELLQAHIAVSLAYSAILGNNGCGLILFADDSVRFIPPRMGRSHFMEILDAIAHAEPVACGATNLGAALTKLINEVPESLAFVLSDFMYPLDFRYSFHRTAHGTDKHEVKAIQVLEECEIELPPHSKGILPLYDYESGRTVALDMGKWKAYNAAMSQLRLATKERLNRAGIDLVTISPADDFVRKIDDFMKRSPSRS from the coding sequence ATGGTCAAATCGGAAAAGAGTCTGTTGTCCAAAAAGGAGCTGCTGGAGATATTCATCAGTCACCGGGTGCATTCACCCTTTCCCGGGGACTGGGAGAGTGTCTTCAAGGGGCTGGGATACGAGTTCTGGTCGCTCAGGGAGCTTGAGCCCGGCGATTCGTTCCGGAACATCGACTGGAAGGCGACGGCCAGGACCGGCACGTTTTATGTGCGCGAATTTCTTGCCGAGAGCTACTTCAACGTTATGATCCTGTACGACATCAGCAACTCGGTGCGCTTCGGCAGGAAGGAGTTGCTCCAGGCGCACATCGCCGTGTCGCTGGCATACAGCGCGATCCTGGGCAACAACGGTTGCGGATTGATCCTTTTCGCGGACGATAGTGTCCGCTTTATTCCGCCGCGCATGGGCAGGTCGCATTTCATGGAGATTCTGGATGCCATTGCCCATGCGGAACCGGTTGCCTGCGGTGCGACTAATTTGGGCGCCGCACTGACCAAGCTGATCAACGAAGTCCCGGAGAGCCTTGCCTTCGTACTGTCTGATTTCATGTATCCGCTTGATTTCAGATACAGTTTTCACCGCACGGCACACGGGACCGACAAGCATGAGGTCAAGGCGATCCAGGTGCTCGAGGAGTGCGAAATCGAGCTGCCTCCGCATTCGAAAGGTATTCTGCCGCTCTACGACTATGAGAGCGGAAGGACCGTGGCGCTGGATATGGGAAAATGGAAGGCGTATAACGCTGCCATGAGTCAGCTGCGGTTGGCTACCAAAGAGCGTCTGAACCGCGCCGGAATCGATCTGGTAACCATCAGCCCGGCGGATGATTTTGTCCGAAAAATAGATGATTTTATGAAGCGATCTCCATCAAGATCTTAG
- a CDS encoding TonB-dependent receptor plug domain-containing protein gives MHIRLIPGISLLTLSLLSGTSLGAETAKEEPYSLGEVVVTSERLKEYITNHPLDVTTVERGEIVSRNLGSVEEILKTMPGVEVYSSAGVGSRISIRGSGRSGSVMVLLNGRPLNSNQYGSQDLSAIPVDSIQSVSVFKPPVPVWLGPGGSDGAINIITRTPKQGGGKEKQRSSLKGGGGSYGLVEGSVSHQLPVSDSTVLLAATGNHRDGKRTNSDRNDGAFNLNWNRQGDEGRRYEFNGRYYQAEFGSPGPVDNETPHARQEYRKGSLDARYSGLLGQSGTVSATAYGDMIYLKDTDQSGSRYTLNDNKAGLKLDTTWSDESENWDLRLGGMTEWNGYDHTLSGEHERFRNGLSVQYDRRFGPLTTTFGLRGDLTNDFGANPGGTIGLGWGIADKTLLKLRAGYTVNIPLFGQLYQTSHGSIDQTRGNPDLKKERVWSYEIGLEHTFAKDRLLQLTLFRSDTVDLISSRRGSDMIYRPVNIRGAERQGGEIMATYAWDNGPTLEASLTIQDSAVKSTGKKLPYTPGLKMKYTLSYTLPRLATRLETTVRYEGSRYSQAENKSYQRMDDAVLVDLKATQPFKIGKIATEIYLRVDNLFDTAYETHLGHPDDGIRAAAGIQMRF, from the coding sequence ATGCATATCCGTCTGATCCCCGGCATCTCCCTGCTGACCCTGTCGCTGCTGAGCGGCACATCCCTGGGCGCGGAAACAGCCAAAGAAGAACCCTACAGCCTGGGCGAAGTTGTCGTCACCTCGGAACGACTGAAAGAGTACATCACAAACCATCCGCTTGATGTGACGACGGTGGAGCGCGGGGAGATCGTAAGCCGCAACCTGGGGAGCGTGGAGGAGATCCTCAAGACCATGCCAGGGGTGGAGGTCTATTCCAGCGCCGGGGTCGGCTCGCGCATCTCCATCAGAGGTTCGGGCCGCTCCGGCAGCGTGATGGTTCTCCTGAACGGCAGGCCGCTCAACTCAAACCAGTACGGCAGCCAGGACTTGAGCGCCATCCCGGTGGACAGCATCCAGTCGGTTTCGGTCTTCAAGCCGCCGGTTCCGGTCTGGCTCGGTCCGGGGGGGAGCGACGGCGCCATCAACATCATCACCCGAACGCCGAAACAGGGGGGGGGCAAGGAGAAACAGCGCAGTTCGCTTAAGGGGGGTGGAGGCTCCTACGGTCTGGTGGAGGGAAGTGTAAGCCACCAACTGCCGGTTTCCGACAGTACCGTCCTGCTCGCAGCCACCGGAAACCACCGTGACGGCAAACGCACCAACAGCGACCGCAACGACGGCGCCTTCAACCTGAACTGGAATCGCCAGGGAGACGAGGGGCGTCGCTACGAGTTCAACGGCCGCTACTACCAGGCCGAATTCGGCTCGCCCGGACCGGTGGACAACGAGACCCCCCATGCACGCCAGGAGTACCGCAAGGGTTCCCTGGACGCTCGCTACTCCGGCCTGCTGGGGCAATCGGGAACCGTCAGCGCCACCGCCTACGGCGACATGATCTATCTGAAAGACACTGACCAGTCCGGCTCCCGCTACACCCTGAACGACAACAAGGCCGGCCTCAAGCTGGACACCACCTGGTCGGATGAATCTGAAAACTGGGACCTGCGTCTGGGCGGGATGACCGAGTGGAACGGCTATGACCATACCCTGAGCGGAGAGCACGAGCGCTTCAGGAACGGCCTCAGCGTGCAGTACGACCGCAGATTCGGCCCATTGACAACCACCTTCGGCCTGCGGGGGGACCTGACCAACGACTTCGGCGCTAACCCGGGGGGAACCATCGGGCTGGGTTGGGGCATTGCGGACAAGACGCTGCTCAAGCTGCGGGCCGGCTACACGGTGAACATCCCCCTGTTCGGACAGCTCTACCAGACCAGCCACGGCTCCATCGACCAGACACGGGGCAATCCGGACCTGAAAAAGGAGCGGGTCTGGTCCTATGAAATAGGGCTGGAACACACCTTCGCCAAGGACCGGTTGCTGCAGCTGACCCTGTTCAGGAGCGACACCGTCGACCTGATCAGTTCCCGCCGGGGGAGCGATATGATCTATCGGCCGGTGAACATACGGGGCGCCGAACGCCAAGGGGGCGAGATCATGGCCACGTACGCCTGGGACAACGGCCCGACCCTGGAAGCCAGCCTGACCATCCAGGACTCGGCGGTCAAGAGCACCGGCAAGAAGCTCCCCTACACGCCCGGCCTGAAGATGAAATACACACTCTCCTACACCCTCCCCCGCCTGGCCACCAGACTGGAGACCACGGTCCGCTACGAAGGGAGCCGTTACAGTCAGGCGGAGAACAAGAGCTACCAGCGGATGGACGACGCCGTTCTGGTGGACCTGAAGGCGACCCAACCGTTCAAGATCGGAAAAATAGCCACAGAAATCTATCTGAGGGTTGATAATCTCTTCGATACGGCGTATGAAACTCATCTGGGGCATCCCGATGACGGCATCCGTGCCGCCGCCGGCATACAGATGAGATTCTAG
- a CDS encoding energy-coupling factor ABC transporter ATP-binding protein, protein MTPTGKSILELCGVSYRYPDGSRGLDDCSISFHQGRRTALLGLNGAGKTTLFLQCNGVLRPQAGQVLLDGTPLDYGRKGLRRLRSRIGVVFQNPDAQLFSASVREDVSFGPLNLGLTTEVVRDRVERSLTAVGMASHADRPVHAMSYGQKKRVCIAGVLAMEPELLILDEPMAGLDAAMQAELTVVLERLHDSGMTIIIATHDIDFAYQWADRVSVLETGRCAANWPASELPWVLERLESFGIGIPRVAQLHHSLMAAGLASGDTPPPRSHQQLLDQLAILRVPA, encoded by the coding sequence ATGACACCAACCGGAAAAAGCATACTGGAACTGTGCGGGGTCAGTTACCGCTATCCCGACGGAAGTCGGGGGCTGGATGACTGCTCCATCTCCTTTCACCAGGGGAGGCGCACTGCCCTCTTGGGGCTGAACGGCGCGGGCAAGACAACCCTCTTTCTGCAGTGCAACGGCGTGCTGCGTCCCCAGGCTGGCCAGGTGCTGCTGGACGGGACTCCCCTGGATTACGGACGCAAGGGATTACGCAGACTCCGCTCCCGCATCGGTGTGGTCTTCCAGAATCCCGATGCCCAGCTCTTCTCGGCCAGCGTACGCGAGGACGTATCCTTCGGCCCCTTGAACCTGGGGCTGACAACGGAGGTCGTGCGCGACAGGGTCGAGCGTTCCCTGACGGCCGTGGGCATGGCATCCCACGCCGACCGCCCGGTGCATGCCATGAGCTACGGCCAGAAGAAGCGGGTCTGCATCGCCGGGGTGCTGGCCATGGAGCCGGAGCTTTTGATCCTGGACGAGCCCATGGCCGGCCTGGACGCCGCCATGCAGGCAGAGCTGACGGTGGTACTGGAGCGGCTCCACGACAGCGGCATGACCATCATCATCGCCACCCATGACATCGACTTCGCCTACCAGTGGGCCGACCGGGTCAGCGTGCTGGAGACGGGACGCTGCGCCGCCAACTGGCCGGCCAGCGAGCTCCCCTGGGTACTGGAGCGGCTGGAGAGTTTCGGCATCGGCATACCCCGGGTGGCCCAACTGCATCACTCGCTCATGGCCGCGGGGCTGGCATCCGGAGACACCCCTCCCCCCCGCAGCCACCAGCAGCTGCTGGACCAGCTGGCAATTCTGCGCGTACCGGCATAA
- a CDS encoding methyl-accepting chemotaxis protein, translated as MTMFITIKAKLISTCAIILAGILAILVFTHVSINRIKIDGPVYHEIVRGKDLIADILPPPEYIIESYFVVLRAMVETDDSKLPGYHERLKKLRAEYDQRHDHWVRELPPGKGRTLLLEESYRPAVKFYNTVEGEFFPALRAHDRTRAEHLLRDVLSPSYEAHRSAIDQIVVLSNAANSETERRAAAMLRTSEIALTSMGMLLFVAILAVFYGIVRSINARLTQAVSVANTIASGDLSVDVRVGSEDETGQLLRAMKVMVDNLRNIINQVSGTSSLVALAADQLHATAERTAGNAEEIAGQAVTVATAGEEMSATSGDIAQNCQMAAEGAQHASASAQSGAEVVEKTVAVMGQIAARVQESAKTVESLGARSNQIGAIIGAIEDIADQTNLLALNAAIEAARAGEQGRGFAVVADEVRALAERTTRATHEIDEMIKAIQAETGAAVAAMEQGVDQVEAGTMEAARSGDALRDILEQINDVAMQVSQIATAAEEQTATTGEIAGNMQQITQVVRQTSHGAQESVTAAAHLSRNAGELQRLVQQFRL; from the coding sequence ATGACGATGTTCATCACCATCAAGGCAAAACTGATCAGCACCTGCGCAATCATCCTGGCTGGCATTCTGGCCATCTTAGTCTTCACGCACGTTTCCATCAACCGGATCAAGATCGATGGCCCCGTGTACCATGAGATCGTACGCGGCAAGGATCTTATCGCCGATATCCTGCCGCCCCCCGAATACATCATCGAATCGTACTTCGTTGTTCTGCGGGCGATGGTGGAGACAGACGATTCCAAACTCCCCGGCTATCATGAACGGCTGAAGAAACTGCGTGCCGAATACGACCAGCGCCATGACCATTGGGTCAGGGAACTTCCTCCGGGAAAGGGTAGGACGCTGCTGCTGGAAGAGTCCTACAGGCCGGCGGTGAAGTTCTACAACACGGTGGAAGGGGAGTTTTTTCCCGCCTTGCGGGCGCACGACCGCACCAGGGCGGAACACCTGCTGCGCGACGTGCTCTCCCCCTCCTATGAGGCTCACCGGAGCGCCATCGACCAGATCGTTGTTCTGAGCAACGCGGCTAACAGCGAAACGGAACGACGCGCCGCGGCCATGCTGCGCACCTCCGAAATCGCTCTGACCTCCATGGGCATGCTGCTCTTCGTTGCGATCCTGGCGGTATTCTACGGTATCGTACGCAGCATAAACGCCCGACTCACGCAGGCGGTTTCCGTAGCCAACACCATCGCCTCCGGTGACCTGAGCGTTGACGTTCGGGTTGGTTCGGAAGACGAAACCGGCCAGCTGCTGCGGGCAATGAAGGTCATGGTGGATAACCTGCGCAATATCATCAACCAGGTATCCGGAACATCGTCGTTGGTGGCGTTAGCCGCGGACCAACTGCATGCCACCGCCGAACGGACCGCCGGCAACGCCGAAGAGATCGCCGGCCAGGCCGTAACCGTGGCCACGGCCGGCGAAGAGATGTCAGCCACATCGGGCGACATCGCCCAGAACTGCCAGATGGCGGCCGAGGGAGCGCAGCACGCTTCGGCCTCGGCCCAAAGCGGCGCCGAGGTCGTTGAAAAGACGGTGGCGGTGATGGGGCAGATCGCGGCCCGGGTGCAGGAGTCGGCAAAGACCGTGGAGAGTCTTGGGGCACGTAGCAATCAGATCGGCGCCATCATCGGCGCCATCGAGGATATCGCCGACCAGACGAACCTGCTGGCATTGAACGCCGCCATCGAGGCGGCCCGGGCAGGGGAACAGGGGAGAGGCTTCGCGGTGGTTGCCGACGAGGTGCGTGCCCTGGCGGAACGCACCACCCGCGCCACACATGAGATCGATGAGATGATCAAAGCCATCCAGGCTGAGACCGGCGCTGCCGTGGCCGCCATGGAGCAGGGAGTCGATCAGGTGGAGGCCGGTACCATGGAGGCGGCCCGCTCAGGCGACGCGCTGCGGGACATTCTGGAGCAGATCAACGACGTTGCCATGCAGGTCAGCCAGATCGCCACCGCTGCCGAGGAGCAGACCGCCACCACCGGTGAGATAGCCGGCAACATGCAGCAGATCACCCAGGTCGTGCGGCAGACATCCCACGGCGCCCAGGAATCCGTCACCGCGGCGGCGCACCTCAGCAGAAACGCCGGAGAACTGCAGCGGCTGGTACAGCAGTTCAGATTGTAA